A single Dunckerocampus dactyliophorus isolate RoL2022-P2 chromosome 2, RoL_Ddac_1.1, whole genome shotgun sequence DNA region contains:
- the LOC129168830 gene encoding myozenin-1-like isoform X2: MPLTAAAPSNKRKKANKIITDLSNISQNDDESDPEASELDLGTKIKTPKDVMLEELSLLSNKGSKMFKMRQQRVDKFIVTNENMQNLENLLMSPPPVPPKPEMPKEEVEEVVDEETEKQKRRREYVRTYVSPWERAMKGNEELTATMKARMPGPVRGFADLPQYKSFNRTALPFGGVEKSVKLMTFELPDLSMVADEPDPLPSLQADIRSRPSFNRTPIGWVCSEDNTHIHMELDIPFDGETDDL; the protein is encoded by the exons ATGCCGCTGACAGCTGCTGCTCCCTCTAACAAGAGGAAGAAGGCCAATAAGATCATCACAGACTTGTCCAACATCAGCCAGAATG ATGACGAGTCCGACCCCGAAGCCTCTGAGCTGGACCTCGGCACCAAGATCAAGACCCCGAAAGACGTGATGCTGGAGGAGCTGTCCCTTCTCTCCAACAAGGGCTCCAAGATGTTCAAGATGAGACAGCAACGGGTCGACAAGTTCATCGTGACCAACGAGAACATG CAGAACCTGGAGAACCTGCTCATGTCCCCTCCGCCTGTCCCACCAAAGCCTGAGATGCCAAAGGAGGAAG tggaggaggtggtggaCGAGGAGACCGAGAAGCaaaagaggaggagggagtACGTCCGCACCTACGTGTCACCATGGGAACGGGCCATGAAGGGCAATGAAGAACTGACGGCCACCATGAAAGCCCGCATGCCGGGACCGGTGCGGGGTTTTGCGGACCTTCCCCAGTACAAGAGCTTCAATAG GACGGCGCTTCCCTTTGGAGGCGTAGAGAAGAGCGTGAAgctgatgacctttgaactcCCCGACCTCAGCATGGTGGCCGACGAACCCGATCCCCTGCCCTCCCTACAGGCCGACATCCGCTCGCGGCCCTCCTTCAACCGCACGCCCATCGGCTGGGTGTGCAGCGAGGACAACACGCACATCCACATGGAACTAGACATCCCCTTTGATGGGGAGACCGACGACCTCtga
- the LOC129168830 gene encoding myozenin-1-like isoform X1, with product MPLTAAAPSNKRKKANKIITDLSNISQNDDESDPEASELDLGTKIKTPKDVMLEELSLLSNKGSKMFKMRQQRVDKFIVTNENMQNLENLLMSPPPVPPKPEMPKEEVVEEVVDEETEKQKRRREYVRTYVSPWERAMKGNEELTATMKARMPGPVRGFADLPQYKSFNRTALPFGGVEKSVKLMTFELPDLSMVADEPDPLPSLQADIRSRPSFNRTPIGWVCSEDNTHIHMELDIPFDGETDDL from the exons ATGCCGCTGACAGCTGCTGCTCCCTCTAACAAGAGGAAGAAGGCCAATAAGATCATCACAGACTTGTCCAACATCAGCCAGAATG ATGACGAGTCCGACCCCGAAGCCTCTGAGCTGGACCTCGGCACCAAGATCAAGACCCCGAAAGACGTGATGCTGGAGGAGCTGTCCCTTCTCTCCAACAAGGGCTCCAAGATGTTCAAGATGAGACAGCAACGGGTCGACAAGTTCATCGTGACCAACGAGAACATG CAGAACCTGGAGAACCTGCTCATGTCCCCTCCGCCTGTCCCACCAAAGCCTGAGATGCCAAAGGAGGAAG TagtggaggaggtggtggaCGAGGAGACCGAGAAGCaaaagaggaggagggagtACGTCCGCACCTACGTGTCACCATGGGAACGGGCCATGAAGGGCAATGAAGAACTGACGGCCACCATGAAAGCCCGCATGCCGGGACCGGTGCGGGGTTTTGCGGACCTTCCCCAGTACAAGAGCTTCAATAG GACGGCGCTTCCCTTTGGAGGCGTAGAGAAGAGCGTGAAgctgatgacctttgaactcCCCGACCTCAGCATGGTGGCCGACGAACCCGATCCCCTGCCCTCCCTACAGGCCGACATCCGCTCGCGGCCCTCCTTCAACCGCACGCCCATCGGCTGGGTGTGCAGCGAGGACAACACGCACATCCACATGGAACTAGACATCCCCTTTGATGGGGAGACCGACGACCTCtga